A part of Melittangium boletus DSM 14713 genomic DNA contains:
- a CDS encoding NAD(P)-dependent oxidoreductase encodes MAALESRWAEFPDQRLVVKGDRMKVGIVGLGPMGSAMASHLLKAGHELTVWNRTPEKAEPLLAQGARRVDTPAEVASRVEAVISSLAHDAAVEQVVLGEKGVAEGLAPGVVHISTSTISLALSERMARVHAQKGQAYVAAPVLGRPPAAAQGKLFVMAAGDPGALASVRPLLEGLGQRLFVVGERPEQANLLKLCCNFLIYTTIEQLGELFALTEKGGLDRAQVFEVLTGSFFNAPVHKNYGRLIVDRAYDTPGAPVRLGAKDTRLVLEAGEALSVPLPFASVMRDRFVSALAQGEAELDFAVLARHVARDAGLKE; translated from the coding sequence ATGGCGGCCCTGGAATCCAGATGGGCGGAATTCCCAGATCAGCGCCTCGTCGTGAAGGGAGACCGCATGAAGGTTGGAATCGTCGGACTGGGCCCCATGGGCAGCGCCATGGCCAGCCACCTGTTGAAGGCCGGGCACGAACTCACGGTCTGGAATCGTACGCCCGAGAAGGCGGAGCCCCTGCTGGCGCAAGGCGCCAGGCGTGTGGACACTCCCGCCGAGGTGGCGTCCCGGGTGGAGGCGGTGATCAGCTCGCTCGCCCATGACGCGGCGGTCGAGCAGGTCGTCCTCGGGGAGAAGGGCGTGGCCGAGGGGCTGGCTCCAGGCGTCGTCCACATCTCCACCAGCACCATTTCCCTCGCGCTCTCGGAGCGGATGGCGCGGGTGCACGCCCAGAAGGGGCAGGCCTACGTGGCCGCGCCGGTGTTGGGACGTCCTCCCGCCGCCGCTCAGGGAAAGCTGTTCGTGATGGCGGCGGGCGACCCGGGGGCGCTCGCCTCGGTGCGTCCGTTGCTGGAGGGACTGGGGCAGCGGCTCTTCGTGGTGGGTGAGCGCCCGGAACAGGCCAACCTGCTCAAGCTCTGCTGCAACTTCCTCATCTACACCACCATCGAGCAGCTGGGCGAGCTCTTCGCCCTCACCGAGAAGGGGGGCCTGGATCGCGCCCAGGTCTTCGAGGTGCTGACCGGGAGTTTCTTCAACGCCCCGGTGCACAAGAACTACGGCCGGTTGATCGTGGATCGTGCCTACGACACGCCGGGCGCCCCGGTGCGGCTGGGCGCCAAGGACACGCGTCTGGTGTTGGAGGCGGGAGAGGCCCTGTCGGTGCCCCTGCCGTTCGCCTCGGTGATGCGCGATCGCTTCGTGTCCGCCCTGGCCCAGGGCGAGGCGGAGCTGGATTTCGCCGTCCTCGCCCGGCATGTCGCACGGGATGCCGGGCTGAAGGAGTGA
- a CDS encoding ComEA family DNA-binding protein — protein MNRTGALAVAALGLLGLGVVARVRWPDSAPALDCAPDAVRMVDGVAHCGEGSAPSAAQRLLLGQKLDLNQVSEADLARVPGVGASLAHHLVQRRQERGPFASWSDVASVPGVGPARLQTLRATVELR, from the coding sequence ATGAATCGGACTGGCGCGCTCGCGGTGGCCGCGCTCGGGCTCCTGGGCCTGGGCGTGGTGGCGCGTGTGCGCTGGCCCGATTCCGCGCCCGCCCTGGACTGCGCGCCGGACGCGGTGCGGATGGTGGACGGCGTGGCCCACTGCGGTGAGGGCAGCGCGCCGTCCGCCGCGCAGCGGCTGTTGCTCGGCCAGAAACTGGACCTCAACCAGGTGTCCGAGGCGGATCTCGCCAGGGTGCCGGGCGTGGGGGCCTCGCTTGCCCACCACCTCGTCCAGCGGCGCCAGGAGCGGGGCCCGTTCGCCTCGTGGAGCGACGTCGCCTCGGTGCCCGGGGTGGGACCGGCCCGGCTACAGACCCTGCGAGCGACAGTGGAACTCCGGTAG
- a CDS encoding SCP2 sterol-binding domain-containing protein, whose protein sequence is MATFPSKEWCEEAVRLVNEDPERSLAARGWRGDIGVIVDAEPGRLSRPFVVHVVTRDCLIETPRLLEEPDDLDELEPAYLARAPYSVWKQLLQGSLDPVEAVLRRRIAVKGDLQQLIERLRFKGLADRVLAGLKTEYLDDGA, encoded by the coding sequence ATGGCCACGTTCCCATCGAAGGAGTGGTGTGAGGAGGCGGTGCGCTTGGTGAACGAGGATCCCGAGCGCTCGCTCGCCGCCCGCGGATGGCGGGGCGACATCGGGGTCATCGTGGACGCGGAACCCGGCAGGCTCTCCCGGCCCTTCGTGGTGCACGTGGTGACGCGGGATTGCCTCATCGAGACGCCCCGCCTGCTCGAGGAACCCGACGACCTGGACGAACTCGAGCCGGCCTACCTGGCGCGCGCGCCCTACAGCGTGTGGAAGCAGTTGCTGCAAGGCAGCCTGGATCCCGTGGAGGCCGTGTTGCGGCGGCGCATCGCGGTGAAGGGGGACCTGCAGCAGCTCATCGAGCGCTTGCGCTTCAAGGGGCTCGCCGACCGTGTCCTCGCCGGGCTGAAGACCGAGTACCTGGACGACGGCGCCTAG
- a CDS encoding Hsp70 family protein yields the protein MAERPRIIGIDLGTTNTLVASVKNRIPKIVPTDRGNLVLPSVVALSAKGELLVGGVAKDQMVTNPTNTLYGTKRLIGRKYQSRVVEDLKGYFKYDIVEGPEGDAAVMLGGRLYTLAEVSSFILKQIRTMAEQFLGGPLDEAVISVPAYYTDSQRQAVKEAGRLAGLNVKRIVNEPTAAALAYGFNRGLDQKILVYDLGGGTFDVSVLHLTGNVFEVLATGGDTFLGGVDFDNRVVDYVLEKVWEESKIDLSGNPIAMQRIKNAAEAAKIDLTLIPNVLIDLPFLEERKGKPVDVRIPLTRENLNALTMDLVDRTFELCDRVLAEKGINRSEIDEIILVGGQSRMPLVQQRIQEHFGKPPRKGVHPDECVALGAALLAESLGSLDAVTLLDAVSMPIGYALPNGRVRRVIDKNTILPVVKSFRLPPPKDPGAPFIDIDIFQGDSDLLVDNEYLGTLKVPAEAAGRKIDFRLNEECLLEVLVDEPGGARRIELATRDTPELLKKELARVAEERAQKARQTSGSPSSQHEGGSGLFSSIKSIFRRG from the coding sequence ATGGCGGAAAGACCTCGCATCATCGGGATCGATCTGGGGACAACCAACACCCTGGTCGCGTCCGTGAAGAACCGCATCCCGAAGATCGTCCCCACGGATCGTGGCAACCTGGTGTTGCCCTCGGTGGTGGCCCTCTCCGCCAAGGGAGAGTTGCTGGTGGGCGGCGTGGCCAAGGATCAGATGGTCACCAACCCCACCAACACGCTCTATGGGACCAAGCGCCTCATCGGCCGCAAGTACCAGTCCCGGGTGGTGGAGGATCTCAAGGGATACTTCAAGTACGACATCGTCGAGGGCCCGGAGGGCGACGCGGCGGTGATGCTCGGTGGGCGCCTGTACACGCTCGCCGAGGTCTCCAGCTTCATCCTCAAGCAGATCAGGACGATGGCCGAGCAGTTCCTGGGCGGCCCGCTCGACGAGGCCGTCATCTCCGTGCCGGCCTACTACACGGACAGCCAGCGCCAGGCGGTCAAGGAGGCCGGGCGGCTGGCGGGCCTCAACGTCAAGCGCATCGTCAACGAGCCCACCGCGGCGGCCCTGGCCTACGGCTTCAACCGGGGCCTGGATCAGAAGATCCTCGTCTATGACCTGGGCGGCGGCACCTTCGACGTCTCGGTGCTGCACCTCACGGGCAACGTCTTCGAGGTGCTGGCCACCGGCGGCGACACCTTCCTGGGCGGCGTCGACTTCGACAACCGCGTGGTGGACTACGTCCTCGAGAAGGTCTGGGAGGAGAGCAAGATCGATCTGTCGGGCAACCCCATCGCCATGCAGCGCATCAAGAACGCGGCCGAGGCGGCGAAGATCGATCTGACGCTCATCCCCAACGTGCTCATTGACCTGCCCTTCCTGGAGGAGCGCAAGGGCAAGCCGGTGGACGTGCGCATTCCCCTCACGCGCGAGAACCTCAACGCGCTCACCATGGACCTGGTGGACCGCACCTTCGAGCTGTGTGACCGGGTGCTCGCGGAGAAGGGCATCAACCGCTCGGAGATCGACGAGATCATCCTGGTGGGGGGCCAGAGCCGCATGCCGCTCGTGCAGCAGCGGATCCAGGAGCACTTCGGCAAGCCGCCGCGCAAGGGCGTGCATCCGGATGAGTGCGTGGCCCTGGGCGCGGCGCTCCTGGCGGAGTCGCTCGGCAGCCTCGACGCGGTGACGTTGCTGGACGCGGTGTCCATGCCCATCGGCTACGCGCTGCCCAACGGGCGGGTGCGCCGCGTCATCGACAAGAACACCATCCTCCCCGTGGTGAAGAGCTTCCGCCTGCCTCCTCCCAAGGATCCGGGCGCCCCCTTCATCGACATCGACATCTTCCAGGGAGACAGTGATCTGCTGGTGGACAACGAGTACCTGGGCACGTTGAAGGTGCCCGCGGAAGCGGCCGGCAGGAAGATCGACTTCCGGCTCAACGAGGAGTGCCTGTTGGAGGTGCTGGTCGATGAACCGGGAGGCGCCCGGCGCATCGAACTGGCCACGCGGGACACGCCCGAGTTGCTCAAGAAGGAGCTGGCGCGGGTGGCCGAGGAGCGGGCGCAGAAGGCCCGTCAGACCTCGGGCTCGCCGTCCTCTCAGCACGAGGGTGGCAGCGGGCTGTTCTCCAGCATCAAGAGCATCTTCCGCAGGGGGTAG
- a CDS encoding glycosyltransferase family 2 protein, which yields MAELIFWCAAVLLVHTYFLYPLALFAMDGVAQVLHNVRYMRSGASQRREAPAEDALPRVSLVVAAYNEASCIEQKLRNSLALDYPAGRFEVLVGSDGSTDGTDERVLACPDERVRLSAASRGGKTSVLNRCIPLAQGDIVLLSDANTMIEPEAVRRLVRHFEDPEVGAVCGQLRLYNPTKAEYEESTYWTYESLIKFYEGKRGAVMGANGGLYAIRRSLFEALPASTIVDDFVIPMRILEQGYKVLYEPLAVAHEETTEDYDKEFGRRARIAAGNFQSLRMVPGLLSPTAGFPAFAFWSHKLLRWCAPALMALSFLANLCLMDSIFYRFTLGAQVLFYALAYLGKKEALRGSARRVASVAYYFVTMNLAIAVGFWRFLRNSQRAAWDRTARASS from the coding sequence ATGGCGGAGCTGATTTTCTGGTGTGCCGCGGTGCTACTGGTGCACACATACTTCTTGTACCCGCTGGCGCTGTTCGCGATGGATGGGGTGGCGCAGGTGCTCCACAACGTGCGCTACATGCGCTCGGGTGCCAGCCAGCGCCGGGAAGCCCCGGCGGAGGACGCGCTGCCCCGGGTGAGCCTGGTGGTGGCCGCCTACAACGAGGCGAGCTGCATCGAGCAGAAGCTGCGCAACAGTCTGGCGCTGGACTATCCCGCCGGGCGCTTCGAGGTGCTGGTGGGCTCGGATGGCTCCACGGACGGCACGGATGAGCGGGTGCTCGCGTGTCCGGACGAGCGGGTGCGCCTGTCGGCCGCGTCCCGAGGGGGCAAGACGTCGGTGCTCAACCGCTGCATCCCCCTGGCCCAGGGCGACATCGTGCTGCTGTCCGATGCGAACACGATGATCGAGCCAGAGGCCGTGCGGCGGTTGGTCCGCCACTTCGAGGATCCCGAGGTGGGGGCGGTGTGCGGCCAGCTGCGCCTCTACAACCCGACGAAGGCGGAGTACGAGGAGAGCACGTACTGGACGTACGAATCGCTCATCAAGTTCTACGAGGGAAAGCGCGGCGCGGTGATGGGCGCCAACGGAGGGCTGTACGCCATCCGGCGCTCGCTCTTCGAGGCGCTGCCGGCTTCGACGATCGTCGACGACTTCGTGATTCCCATGCGCATCCTGGAGCAGGGATACAAGGTGCTCTACGAGCCCCTGGCGGTGGCGCACGAGGAGACGACGGAGGATTATGACAAGGAGTTCGGACGGCGGGCGCGCATCGCGGCGGGCAATTTCCAGAGCCTGCGGATGGTGCCGGGCCTGTTGTCCCCGACGGCGGGCTTCCCGGCGTTCGCCTTCTGGTCGCACAAGCTGTTGCGTTGGTGCGCTCCGGCCCTCATGGCCCTGTCATTCCTGGCGAACCTTTGCCTGATGGACAGTATTTTCTACCGGTTTACCTTGGGGGCCCAGGTGCTCTTCTACGCCCTGGCGTATCTGGGGAAGAAGGAGGCGCTCCGGGGCTCGGCGCGGCGGGTGGCCTCGGTGGCCTACTACTTCGTGACCATGAACCTGGCGATCGCCGTGGGCTTCTGGCGCTTCCTGCGCAACTCGCAGCGCGCCGCGTGGGATCGCACGGCCCGCGCGTCCTCCTAG
- a CDS encoding zinc-ribbon domain-containing protein, which produces MEIACPQCSMKYALDPRLLPPGGVPVQCTRCSHVFIAGTPEPAPRPAAKPAPKPAPARPPSAVNSTLLYGANNSNHPNPDTGGAPIPTGTQVFGMAPQTPQVPSIAPVAAPKAPPAAARPSAVALKTQTFGAVPQPTPAVAKAAPPAAGRPPAGAAPPPTGKPPMGAPPPQTAGKPPVGAPPPQTTQVFGAVPPPAPAPKPQGRVPPVAGTSPSVPGARPTPARPSGTPPQPMAAAKPPVKTEDVPWGPEPVGTSPFTVTASPLMGLPQGALRTEPLDEPSAQVFSQPPGLLPRHAAPERIPPEPEPLLPEPSIGVAATTPIELPDEILNQLNRPLSELMAEEEPLPREPLPREPPLQGGPTPALSKPLELPPELIENAGKPARDDTQDKLKAKRLKRRALLIGGGVLVIGLTAVLSSPSFRAKSDVLPPATQEAREKAVALLRRDDATSQEEALTQLKILSAEHPQNVELLAEVGIALALHLDDTQVRVKTFQAMEKRLRARINRLTVSQTPADWRSRVNTMNEELAVIQQRVVPLDERSKDLSKDAVQAIKKLDSIPREESPRDALARLRARALMNGALGGMDAPALAVKLAQAELRDWSALAMAEFALHETPPSRTQLQNAVSAMERMMESNRTYLRPYVLGARLALMRDQPAAAQALLETVITLNPKHELAQQLLDYARVLEEPEPEPLPQPKRQLPPGAPDTGNAPAAPVPEGTSGSSGP; this is translated from the coding sequence GTGGAGATCGCCTGCCCCCAGTGCTCGATGAAGTACGCGCTCGACCCTCGGCTGTTGCCGCCCGGGGGTGTTCCGGTGCAGTGCACCCGTTGCAGCCACGTGTTCATCGCCGGAACGCCCGAGCCCGCCCCCCGGCCGGCCGCGAAGCCCGCGCCGAAGCCGGCCCCGGCGCGTCCCCCGAGCGCGGTGAACTCCACCCTGCTGTACGGCGCGAACAACTCGAACCATCCGAACCCCGATACCGGCGGTGCGCCGATTCCCACGGGCACCCAGGTGTTCGGCATGGCGCCCCAGACGCCCCAGGTTCCCTCGATCGCGCCCGTGGCCGCTCCCAAGGCTCCGCCCGCCGCGGCACGCCCCTCGGCCGTGGCGTTGAAGACACAGACCTTTGGCGCGGTCCCCCAGCCCACGCCCGCCGTCGCGAAGGCGGCTCCCCCGGCGGCCGGTAGACCCCCGGCGGGCGCGGCCCCTCCACCAACCGGCAAACCTCCCATGGGAGCGCCTCCGCCCCAGACAGCTGGCAAACCCCCCGTGGGAGCACCTCCGCCCCAGACGACTCAGGTGTTCGGCGCGGTGCCTCCGCCGGCTCCCGCGCCCAAGCCCCAGGGCAGGGTGCCCCCCGTCGCTGGAACTTCTCCTTCCGTGCCGGGTGCCCGCCCCACGCCCGCCCGGCCCTCGGGGACGCCTCCCCAGCCCATGGCCGCCGCGAAGCCTCCGGTGAAGACGGAGGACGTGCCCTGGGGCCCGGAACCGGTGGGGACCTCTCCCTTCACGGTCACGGCTTCTCCGCTCATGGGTCTTCCCCAGGGGGCCCTGCGCACCGAGCCCCTGGACGAGCCTTCCGCCCAGGTCTTTTCCCAACCTCCGGGTCTGCTGCCCCGGCACGCGGCTCCGGAGCGCATTCCTCCGGAGCCGGAGCCCCTGCTCCCCGAGCCGAGCATCGGGGTCGCCGCGACGACGCCCATCGAGCTGCCCGACGAGATCCTCAACCAGTTGAACCGTCCGCTCTCGGAGCTGATGGCGGAGGAGGAGCCGCTGCCCCGGGAGCCACTGCCCCGGGAGCCGCCGCTTCAGGGCGGCCCCACGCCCGCCCTGTCCAAGCCGCTCGAGCTGCCACCGGAGTTGATCGAGAACGCGGGCAAGCCCGCCCGGGATGACACCCAGGACAAGCTCAAGGCGAAGCGCCTCAAGCGCCGGGCCTTGCTCATCGGGGGCGGCGTGCTCGTGATTGGCCTGACGGCCGTGCTGTCCTCGCCCTCCTTTCGCGCGAAGTCCGATGTCCTGCCGCCCGCCACGCAAGAGGCCCGGGAGAAGGCCGTGGCGCTGCTGCGGCGCGATGACGCCACCTCCCAGGAAGAGGCCCTCACCCAGCTGAAGATCCTCTCGGCCGAGCACCCCCAGAACGTGGAGTTGCTGGCGGAGGTGGGCATCGCGCTCGCGCTGCATCTGGACGACACCCAGGTCCGGGTGAAGACCTTCCAGGCGATGGAGAAGCGGTTGCGCGCGCGCATCAACAGACTCACCGTCTCCCAGACCCCGGCGGACTGGCGCAGCCGCGTCAACACCATGAACGAGGAGCTGGCCGTCATCCAACAGCGGGTGGTTCCGCTCGATGAGCGGAGCAAGGATCTGTCGAAGGACGCGGTGCAGGCCATCAAGAAGCTGGACTCGATTCCCCGGGAGGAGTCTCCACGGGACGCGCTCGCCCGTCTGCGCGCGCGCGCCCTGATGAACGGCGCGCTGGGCGGGATGGACGCCCCCGCGCTGGCCGTGAAGCTGGCCCAGGCGGAACTGCGCGATTGGAGCGCGTTGGCCATGGCCGAGTTCGCCCTCCACGAGACGCCTCCGTCGCGGACCCAGCTCCAGAACGCCGTCTCCGCGATGGAGCGGATGATGGAGAGCAACCGGACCTACCTGCGCCCCTATGTCCTGGGCGCCCGCCTCGCGCTGATGCGGGATCAGCCCGCCGCGGCGCAGGCGCTGTTGGAGACCGTCATCACCCTCAACCCGAAGCACGAGCTGGCCCAGCAGTTGCTCGACTACGCCCGGGTGTTGGAGGAGCCGGAGCCCGAGCCGCTTCCCCAGCCCAAGCGCCAGCTCCCGCCGGGAGCACCCGACACCGGCAACGCCCCCGCCGCGCCCGTTCCCGAGGGCACCTCCGGTTCCTCCGGGCCCTGA
- the hutH gene encoding histidine ammonia-lyase — translation MYRPRLLIDGDTLRLEEILQVARDEVTVELSPEAQECVRASRELVEKVAAGDTPAYGINTGFGTLAEVRIDKKDLAELQRNLILSHAAGVGTPLPLPEARALLLLRCNVLAKGFSGIRLETLQLALDMLNKGVVPVVPERGSVGASGDLAPLAHLALVFIGEGEAFYQGQRMPARQALERAGLRPVVLEAKEGLALVNGTQAMCAVGTLLQLRAETLALVADIAGSMTLEGLLGSHKPFLPEIHDVRPHEGQKACAAHLLRLLAGSDLVETHVNCSKVQDPYSLRCMPQVHGAAREGLAFARRILEVEVNSATDNPLVFVDTGHILSGGNFHGQPLSLAMDVTAMALTQLSSISERRVEQLVNPALSNLPPFLAKNPGLNSGFMIAQVTSAALVAESRVLCHPASVDSIPSSAGREDHVSMGMTAALKGRQVADFTRTCLAIELLVASQALDYRLPVKAGRGPRAAHELVRSRVPTLEKDREIHRDIEAVCELIDSGQLIQVVRAATA, via the coding sequence ATGTACCGTCCCCGCCTTCTGATCGATGGAGACACCCTCCGGCTGGAGGAAATCCTCCAGGTCGCCCGTGACGAGGTGACCGTGGAACTCTCACCCGAGGCGCAGGAGTGCGTCCGGGCCTCGCGGGAGCTCGTGGAGAAGGTAGCGGCCGGCGACACGCCCGCCTACGGCATCAACACCGGCTTCGGCACCCTGGCCGAGGTGCGCATCGACAAGAAGGACCTGGCCGAGCTGCAGCGCAACCTCATCCTCTCGCACGCGGCCGGCGTGGGCACTCCCCTGCCCCTGCCCGAGGCGCGAGCCCTCCTTCTTTTGCGCTGCAACGTCCTCGCCAAGGGCTTCTCCGGCATCCGCCTGGAGACGCTGCAACTGGCGCTCGACATGCTCAACAAGGGCGTGGTGCCGGTGGTGCCCGAGCGCGGCAGCGTGGGCGCCTCGGGAGACCTGGCGCCGCTCGCGCACCTGGCGCTCGTCTTCATCGGCGAGGGCGAGGCCTTCTACCAGGGCCAGCGCATGCCCGCCCGGCAGGCCCTGGAGCGCGCCGGCCTGCGGCCCGTGGTGCTCGAGGCCAAGGAGGGCCTGGCGCTCGTCAACGGCACCCAGGCCATGTGCGCCGTGGGCACGCTGCTGCAACTGCGCGCCGAGACGCTCGCGCTGGTGGCGGACATCGCCGGCTCCATGACGCTCGAGGGGCTGCTCGGCAGCCACAAGCCCTTCCTTCCGGAGATCCACGACGTGCGCCCGCACGAGGGCCAGAAGGCCTGCGCCGCCCACCTGCTGCGGCTGCTCGCCGGGAGCGATCTGGTGGAGACGCACGTCAACTGCAGCAAGGTGCAGGACCCCTACTCCCTGCGCTGCATGCCCCAGGTGCACGGCGCGGCGCGCGAGGGACTCGCCTTCGCCCGGCGCATCCTCGAGGTCGAGGTCAACAGCGCCACCGACAACCCGCTCGTCTTCGTGGACACGGGCCACATCCTGTCGGGCGGCAACTTCCACGGCCAGCCCCTCTCGCTCGCCATGGACGTGACGGCGATGGCGCTCACCCAGCTGTCCTCCATCAGCGAGCGGCGCGTGGAGCAGCTCGTCAACCCGGCCCTGTCCAACCTGCCCCCCTTCCTCGCGAAGAACCCGGGGCTCAACTCGGGCTTCATGATCGCCCAGGTGACGAGCGCGGCCCTGGTCGCCGAGTCGCGCGTGCTCTGCCACCCCGCCTCGGTGGACTCCATCCCCTCGTCCGCGGGCCGCGAGGATCACGTGTCCATGGGCATGACCGCGGCGCTCAAGGGCCGGCAGGTGGCGGACTTCACCCGCACGTGCCTCGCCATCGAATTGCTCGTGGCGAGCCAGGCGCTCGACTACCGGCTGCCGGTGAAGGCGGGCCGGGGGCCTCGCGCCGCGCACGAGCTGGTGCGCAGCCGCGTGCCCACCCTGGAGAAGGATCGGGAGATCCACCGCGACATCGAGGCCGTCTGCGAGCTCATCGACTCCGGACAGCTGATCCAGGTCGTGCGCGCCGCCACGGCGTAG
- a CDS encoding CHAP domain-containing protein, with product MRLGMLLAGLVVLTGCATSTPPGGRLFASNYQYSPLTPPAAPRPIPSGSESEEPSPADDPPASLSGSRDDVLAAARKLVGSKQVRVDGKTWPSDCTGFVEAVYGKAGVSFRGAAKAGDNGVTAFYRYAQAQGRVFTKGKPRPGDLVFFRETYDRNKDGRRNDGLTHVGLVDEVARDGTVVVIHRVSRGVVRYRMNLARPSVRKDPRTGVVLNDMLRVPKGKKMPVLTGQLFAAYGSVLPEPGADAVARR from the coding sequence ATGAGGCTCGGCATGCTGCTCGCGGGACTGGTGGTGCTGACGGGGTGCGCCACCAGCACACCTCCTGGAGGCCGGCTGTTCGCCTCCAACTACCAGTACAGCCCCCTGACGCCTCCGGCCGCGCCCCGTCCCATTCCGAGCGGGAGCGAGAGCGAGGAGCCCTCCCCAGCCGACGACCCGCCGGCTTCGCTCTCCGGCTCCCGCGACGACGTGCTCGCCGCCGCGCGCAAGCTCGTGGGCAGCAAGCAGGTGCGCGTGGACGGGAAGACCTGGCCGTCGGACTGCACCGGCTTCGTCGAGGCCGTCTATGGAAAGGCCGGCGTCTCGTTCCGCGGCGCGGCCAAGGCGGGCGACAACGGCGTCACGGCCTTCTACCGCTACGCCCAGGCCCAGGGCCGGGTGTTCACGAAGGGCAAGCCCCGCCCCGGAGACCTGGTCTTCTTCCGGGAAACCTATGATCGGAACAAGGATGGGCGGCGCAACGACGGGCTCACCCACGTGGGACTGGTGGACGAAGTCGCCCGCGATGGCACCGTCGTCGTCATCCACCGGGTGAGCCGCGGCGTGGTGCGCTACCGGATGAACCTCGCCCGGCCGAGCGTGCGCAAGGATCCCCGCACCGGCGTCGTGCTCAACGACATGCTGCGCGTCCCCAAGGGCAAGAAGATGCCGGTGCTCACCGGCCAGCTCTTCGCCGCGTACGGCTCCGTGCTGCCCGAGCCCGGCGCCGACGCGGTGGCGCGGCGCTGA
- a CDS encoding aspartate kinase, producing the protein MALIVQKYGGTSVGDTERMKNVARRCIAAQKAGHDVVVVVSAMSGETNRLLKLVSQITDRPNEREQDVVVATGEQVSIGLVALAIQAQGAQATSFMGHQVQIVTDSTFAKARIKRIEAEKIVEALKQKHIVVVAGFQGQDEQGNVTTLGRGGSDTTAVALAAALKADACEIYTDVDGVYTTDPNMCPGARKLDRVSYEEMLELASLGAKVLQIRSVEFAMKYKVPLWVKNSFTEDPGTLVCEEDKSMENLVVSGIAYDKNEAKLAISGVPDMPGVAAKIFGVLDAQNIVVDMIVQTASRDGRTDVSFTVGKTDLVKAREVLERVAREIEAGGVETDGDVAKISIVGVGMRNHSGVAAKMFQVLSQEGINIQLISTSEIKVTCLIQSKYTELAVRSLHTAFGLDKPPSAS; encoded by the coding sequence GTGGCCTTGATCGTTCAGAAGTACGGCGGCACGTCCGTCGGCGACACGGAGCGCATGAAGAACGTGGCCCGTCGCTGTATCGCGGCCCAGAAGGCGGGACACGACGTGGTGGTGGTGGTGTCCGCCATGTCCGGCGAGACCAATCGCCTGCTCAAGCTCGTCTCCCAGATCACCGACCGGCCCAACGAGCGCGAGCAGGATGTGGTCGTGGCCACGGGCGAGCAGGTGTCCATCGGGCTCGTGGCGCTGGCCATCCAGGCCCAGGGCGCCCAGGCCACGAGCTTCATGGGCCACCAGGTGCAGATCGTCACCGACAGCACCTTCGCCAAGGCGCGCATCAAGCGCATCGAGGCGGAGAAGATCGTCGAGGCGCTCAAGCAGAAGCACATCGTGGTGGTGGCTGGTTTCCAGGGACAGGACGAGCAGGGCAACGTCACCACGCTGGGACGCGGCGGCTCGGACACCACGGCGGTGGCGCTGGCCGCGGCGCTCAAGGCGGACGCGTGCGAGATCTACACGGACGTGGATGGCGTCTACACGACCGACCCCAACATGTGCCCCGGAGCGCGCAAGCTCGATCGCGTCTCGTACGAGGAGATGCTGGAGCTGGCGAGCCTGGGCGCCAAGGTGCTGCAGATCCGCTCGGTTGAATTCGCGATGAAGTACAAGGTGCCGCTCTGGGTGAAGAACTCCTTCACGGAGGACCCGGGCACGCTGGTGTGTGAGGAGGACAAGTCGATGGAGAACCTGGTTGTCAGCGGCATCGCCTACGACAAGAACGAGGCGAAGCTCGCCATCAGCGGCGTGCCGGACATGCCCGGCGTGGCGGCGAAGATCTTCGGAGTGCTCGACGCGCAGAACATCGTGGTGGACATGATCGTCCAGACGGCCTCGCGGGATGGGCGCACGGATGTGTCCTTCACGGTGGGCAAGACGGACCTGGTCAAGGCGCGCGAGGTGCTCGAGCGCGTGGCCCGGGAGATCGAGGCGGGCGGGGTGGAGACGGACGGCGACGTGGCCAAGATCTCCATCGTCGGCGTGGGCATGCGCAACCACTCGGGCGTGGCCGCCAAGATGTTCCAGGTGCTCTCCCAGGAGGGCATCAACATCCAGCTCATCTCCACGTCGGAGATCAAGGTCACCTGCCTCATCCAGTCGAAGTACACGGAGCTGGCGGTGCGCTCGCTGCACACGGCGTTCGGCCTGGACAAGCCGCCCTCGGCGAGCTGA